One genomic window of Nicotiana sylvestris chromosome 10, ASM39365v2, whole genome shotgun sequence includes the following:
- the LOC104218756 gene encoding major strawberry allergen Fra a 1-2-like: MGILTTTYEFTTPISAPRMFKSFILDGENLLPKIAPQVFKSIEIIHGDGGPGTIKQFNFAEGTEIKFVKHRVDAIDKEKMTYASTLIEGDTLMDKVESISYELKLESMPDGGCKGKNTSKFNTKPGVEIKEEEIKAGKEMSDEIVKAVEAYLLANPNE; the protein is encoded by the exons ATGGGAATTCTCACAACTACTTATGAGTTCACTACCCCAATTTCAGCCCCAAGAATGTTCAAGTCTTTCATTCTTGATGGAGAGAATCTTCTTCCTAAAATTGCACCTCAAGTTTTCAAAAGTATTGAGATAATCCATGGAGATGGAGGCCCTGGAACCATCAAGCAATTCAACTTTGCTGAAG GTACGGAAATCAAGTTTGTGAAGCATAGGGTTGATGCAATTGACAAGGAAAAAATGACCTATGCTTCCACATTGATAGAAGGTGATACTTTGATGGACAAGGTTGAGTCAATTTCATATGAGCTGAAACTTGAATCCATGCCTGATGGAGGATGTAAAGGCAAAAACACTAGCAAATTCAATACAAAACCTGGTGTTGAGATTAAAGAAGAGGAAATTAAGGCAGGCAAAGAGATGTCTGATGAGATTGTCAAGGCTGTTGAGGCCTATCTCTTGGCAAACCCGAATGAATAG
- the LOC104218757 gene encoding protein DEHYDRATION-INDUCED 19 homolog 4-like, with protein sequence MDSDSWIRLSTSSRRNQSRSDFYNIGEEYEGEEESRPEFLCPFCGEDFDIVGLCCHIDDEHAFEAKNGICPVCAKRVGVNLVGHITQQHGNILKVQRKRRFRRGGSNSTLSILRKELREGSLQSILRGSSHLVSSSTTDPDPLLSSFINSSALVDEPPEVQPLSPAKAYSTQESTVDNLSDRNLQPSPLSEEDQEEKARKSKFVQGLLLSTFLEDDF encoded by the exons ATGGATTCTGATTCTTGGATTCGTCTCTCTACTTCTTCACGACGTAATCAATCTCGTTCAG ACTTCTATAATATAGGAGAAGAGTATGAGGGTGAAGAGGAGTCAAGGCCGGAGTTTCTATGCCCGTTCTGTGGTGAGGATTTTGATATTGTTGGCCTTTGCTGTCATATCGACGACGAGCATGCTTTTGAGGCTAAGAATGGG ATATGCCCTGTTTGTGCAAAAAGGGTCGGGGTGAATTTGGTTGGGCATATTACTCAGCAACATGGAAATATTCTAAAG GTGCAGCGCAAGAGACGATTTCGAAGGGGTGGATCTAATTCAACTCTTTCTATTTTAAGAAAAGAGCTAAGAGAAGGAAGTCTACAATCCATCCTCAGGGGATCCTCACACTTGGTTTCTTCCTCCACTACAGATCCTGATCCCTTGTTATCTTCGTTCATTAACAGTTCGGCTTTGGTCGATGAACCTCCCGAAGTTCAACCTCTGTCCCCTGCTAAAGCATACTCAACACAAGAAAGCACTGTTGATAATTTGTCTGACAG AAATCTTCAGCCATCTCCACTATCTGAGGAAGATCAAGAAGAGAAGGCTAGAAAAAGTAAGTTTGTGCAAGGGCTTTTGCTATCGACTTTTCTTGAAGACGACTTCTAA
- the LOC104218759 gene encoding GATA transcription factor 15-like, giving the protein MVDFSDKVSDHEVAENEEMKGQNQTPERVLSENSESQLKTCVDCGTTKTPLWRGGPAGPKSLCNACGIRSRKKRRALLGLNKEDKKPKKSMGSSNKSASQHHNQNNQSSNSSTSSSEESTTSNAVKNNKCIPFKKRLLHFGREVALQRPRSSSTQHRRKLGEEEQAAFLLMALSCGSVYA; this is encoded by the exons ATGGTGGATTTTAGTGATAAAGTCAGTGATCACGAG GTTGCAGAAAATGAAGAGATGAAGGGGCAAAATCAAACCCCAGAAAGAGTTTTATCAGAGAATAGTGAAAGCCAGTTAAAGACTTGTGTTGATTGTGGTACAACTAAAACTCCTCTTTGGAGAGGTGGACCGGCTGGACCTAAG TCATTGTGTAATGCATGTGGAATAAGGAGCAGGAAAAAGAGAAGGGCACTTTTGGGATTGAACAAAGAAGACAAGAAACCAAAAAAATCAATGGGATCTTCAAATAAAAGTGCTAGCCAACATcataatcagaacaatcagagTAGTAATAGCAGTACAAGCAGCAGTGAGGAAAGTACAACCAGTAATGCAGTAAAGAACAATAAATGCATTCCATTTAAAAAGAGATTGTTGCATTTTGGTAGAGAAGTAGCCTTACAAAGACCAAGATCAAGCTCTACACAACACAGGAGGAAATTGGGAGAAGAAGAACAAGCAGCATTTTTGTTAATGGCTCTTTCTTGTGGTTCTGTTTATGCTTAG
- the LOC104218758 gene encoding two-component response regulator ARR2-like isoform X2 produces MSSIKFPTLRLLVVDDDPTCLKILENMLKKCHYEVTTCNRAEVALSLLRENKNEFHLVISDVHMPDMDGFKLLEHIGLEMDLPVIMMSADDSKNVVMKGVIHGAHDYLIKPVRIEALKNIWQHVVRKNKDEWKGKVFDQSESVEDGEWPQEPPEDVEHSSSANEGNLKRSKKRKEEDETEERDDMVALKKARVLWSAELHEKFLQAVNQLGMDRAVPKKILELMNVPWLKREHVASHLQKYRLLLKKSMGVPQHPSGLNYSFIGHSEATFGTPLNGQLPAQSLATLWGAALGQSATKSSLHVPLVDQGNHFSFENPKLRFQTQQQLNNSNKQVNLLYGIPTTVEPKQSLRNGIVDNARGDIYNQASQAYSAVDFSLNQNMQLRGSSFPASGNSAMSTLATKGMLKEEVNTDIRGSRGFSPNDDSFSGLYQQTKQDWCLQNVGSTFDTSYHSSIQHRISSMDKSGQNTNAPIAEAVLSSGQETGHVNLMGGSQLNSLLEATKHWTS; encoded by the exons ATGTCCTCCATCAAGTTTCCGACTTTACGATTACTGGTTGTAGATGATGATCCTACTTGTCTCAAAATCTTGGAAAATATGCTTAAGAAGTGCCACTACGAAG TGACCACGTGTAATCGAGCAGAGGTTGCATTGTCATTGCTACGCGAAAACAAAAACGAATTTCACTTGGTTATAAGTGATGTCCACATGCCAGACATGGATGGTTTTAAGCTTCTTGAGCACATTGGTTTGGAGATGGACCTGCCTGTTATAA TGATGTCCGCGGATGATAGTAAAAATGTGGTTATGAAAGGTGTGATTCATGGTGCACATGATTATCTGATCAAACCAGTACGCATTGAGGCGCTGAAGAACATTTGGCAGCACGTGGTTCGAAAAAATAAGGACGAGTGGAAGGGCAAGGTTTTTGATCAATCAGAAAGTGTAGAAGATGGAGAATGGCCACAGGAACCACCAGAAGATGTTGAGCACTCATCTTCAGCTAATGAAGGGAACTTGAAAAGGtcgaagaaaagaaaggaggaaGATGAAACTGAAGAAAGGGATGATATGGTCGCGTTGAAGAAAGCACGTGTTCTTTGGTCAGCGGAGCTTCATGAAAAATTTCTACAAGCTGTTAATCAACTCGGAATGGACA GGGCTGTTCCCAAGAAAATTCTGGAACTGATGAATGTTCCTTGGCTAAAAAGAGAACATGTTGCTAGCCATCTTCAG AAATATCGGCTGTTACTAAAGAAGTCGATGGGTGTACCACAACATCCGAGTGGACTGAATTATTCTTTCATCGGACACTCAGAAGCAACCTTTGGGACACCGCTTAACGGTCAACTTCCTGCACAAAGTCTTGCTACCCTCTGGGGAGCGGCATTGGGTCAGTCTGCAACAAAATCGTCCTTACATGTTCCCCTGGTAGACCAAGGAAACCATTTTAGCTTTGAAAATCCCAAGTTGAGATTTCAAACTCAGCAACAGCTGAACAATAGCAATAAGCAAGTTAACTTGCTTTACGGAATCCCAACAACCGTGGAACCAAAGCAGTCCTTACGGAATGGTATTGTGGACAATGCACGAGGTGATATATACAATCAGGCTTCACAGGCATATTCAGCAGTAGATTTCTCATTGAACCAAAACATGCAGTTGCGAGGAAGCAGCTTTCCCGCGAGTGGCAATTCAGCAATGTCCACTCTGGCAACAAAAGGGATGCTTAAGGAAGAGGTTAACACTGACATTAGAGGATCTAGAGGGTTCTCTCCTAACGACGATAGTTTCAGCGGATTGTATCAGCAAACGAAACAGGACTGGTGTCTACAGAATGTTGGATCAACCTTTGATACCTCTTATCATTCTAGTATACAACATCGGATTTCTTCAATGGACAAGAGTGGACAGAACACAAATGCTCCTATTGCGGAAGCAGTTCTCTCTAGCGGGCAAGAAACTGGACACGTTAATCTTATGGGCGGATCGCAACTTAACTCACTTCTTGAAG CAACAAAGCATTGGACCAGTTGA
- the LOC104218758 gene encoding two-component response regulator ARR2-like isoform X1 — protein MSSIKFPTLRLLVVDDDPTCLKILENMLKKCHYEVTTCNRAEVALSLLRENKNEFHLVISDVHMPDMDGFKLLEHIGLEMDLPVIMMSADDSKNVVMKGVIHGAHDYLIKPVRIEALKNIWQHVVRKNKDEWKGKVFDQSESVEDGEWPQEPPEDVEHSSSANEGNLKRSKKRKEEDETEERDDMVALKKARVLWSAELHEKFLQAVNQLGMDRAVPKKILELMNVPWLKREHVASHLQKYRLLLKKSMGVPQHPSGLNYSFIGHSEATFGTPLNGQLPAQSLATLWGAALGQSATKSSLHVPLVDQGNHFSFENPKLRFQTQQQLNNSNKQVNLLYGIPTTVEPKQSLRNGIVDNARGDIYNQASQAYSAVDFSLNQNMQLRGSSFPASGNSAMSTLATKGMLKEEVNTDIRGSRGFSPNDDSFSGLYQQTKQDWCLQNVGSTFDTSYHSSIQHRISSMDKSGQNTNAPIAEAVLSSGQETGHVNLMGGSQLNSLLEGEPFGQEDLMSAFFEQQQSIGPVETAFGDDDDPLDNLLM, from the exons ATGTCCTCCATCAAGTTTCCGACTTTACGATTACTGGTTGTAGATGATGATCCTACTTGTCTCAAAATCTTGGAAAATATGCTTAAGAAGTGCCACTACGAAG TGACCACGTGTAATCGAGCAGAGGTTGCATTGTCATTGCTACGCGAAAACAAAAACGAATTTCACTTGGTTATAAGTGATGTCCACATGCCAGACATGGATGGTTTTAAGCTTCTTGAGCACATTGGTTTGGAGATGGACCTGCCTGTTATAA TGATGTCCGCGGATGATAGTAAAAATGTGGTTATGAAAGGTGTGATTCATGGTGCACATGATTATCTGATCAAACCAGTACGCATTGAGGCGCTGAAGAACATTTGGCAGCACGTGGTTCGAAAAAATAAGGACGAGTGGAAGGGCAAGGTTTTTGATCAATCAGAAAGTGTAGAAGATGGAGAATGGCCACAGGAACCACCAGAAGATGTTGAGCACTCATCTTCAGCTAATGAAGGGAACTTGAAAAGGtcgaagaaaagaaaggaggaaGATGAAACTGAAGAAAGGGATGATATGGTCGCGTTGAAGAAAGCACGTGTTCTTTGGTCAGCGGAGCTTCATGAAAAATTTCTACAAGCTGTTAATCAACTCGGAATGGACA GGGCTGTTCCCAAGAAAATTCTGGAACTGATGAATGTTCCTTGGCTAAAAAGAGAACATGTTGCTAGCCATCTTCAG AAATATCGGCTGTTACTAAAGAAGTCGATGGGTGTACCACAACATCCGAGTGGACTGAATTATTCTTTCATCGGACACTCAGAAGCAACCTTTGGGACACCGCTTAACGGTCAACTTCCTGCACAAAGTCTTGCTACCCTCTGGGGAGCGGCATTGGGTCAGTCTGCAACAAAATCGTCCTTACATGTTCCCCTGGTAGACCAAGGAAACCATTTTAGCTTTGAAAATCCCAAGTTGAGATTTCAAACTCAGCAACAGCTGAACAATAGCAATAAGCAAGTTAACTTGCTTTACGGAATCCCAACAACCGTGGAACCAAAGCAGTCCTTACGGAATGGTATTGTGGACAATGCACGAGGTGATATATACAATCAGGCTTCACAGGCATATTCAGCAGTAGATTTCTCATTGAACCAAAACATGCAGTTGCGAGGAAGCAGCTTTCCCGCGAGTGGCAATTCAGCAATGTCCACTCTGGCAACAAAAGGGATGCTTAAGGAAGAGGTTAACACTGACATTAGAGGATCTAGAGGGTTCTCTCCTAACGACGATAGTTTCAGCGGATTGTATCAGCAAACGAAACAGGACTGGTGTCTACAGAATGTTGGATCAACCTTTGATACCTCTTATCATTCTAGTATACAACATCGGATTTCTTCAATGGACAAGAGTGGACAGAACACAAATGCTCCTATTGCGGAAGCAGTTCTCTCTAGCGGGCAAGAAACTGGACACGTTAATCTTATGGGCGGATCGCAACTTAACTCACTTCTTGAAGGTGAGCCATTTGGACAGGAGGACCTCATGAGTGCCTTTTTCGAGCAG CAACAAAGCATTGGACCAGTTGAAACTGCGTTTGGCGATGATGACGATCCATTAGACAATCTTCTAATGTAA